The Tautonia rosea genomic sequence TGGTTCGTCGCGATCCCTCGATGTCAGACATCAAGATCTTCTGCATCTCGGGAATGATCGAAGAAGACAAGATCGGTGAACTGCACGAGGCTGGCGCCGACGACTTCATGTCCAAGCCCCTCGACGTCGACGAACTGCTTCGCCGGATTTGCAAGTTGCTCGACATCGAGTCAACCCGGGAGTCCTGAATTTCTGGAACGGCTGCGGCTCCGCTTGACCGGAATCGCCAAACGTCCTACGCTCTCTCGATCGCCGCACGACGCGGCATCAAGGTCGCAAGGCCGGGGCCCCTCCCCGGCCCCTCGGGAAGGAGCCCGATCGGGTGCAAGGGTCTCGACCGACCTCTGATTCTCTCGGCTTGCTTCGAAGCCGATTGGAACGGCTCGATGGGCTACCCATCCGACCAATATCGTTTACGCACCTTCCCCAGAATCATATCAATTTTCCAACACATCAATGCATTGCGAATTCACTTGAACGTATTGATCCTGGGATTGCGCTACGCGCTTCGGTCTCAGGTGTTGGTTCCTGGCGATTGCCGGGGCTTGCAGACTCCTGTTGGACTAAGATCAACGCTCCTGGATCGGAAGCCCGAGACCGGCTTTGGTGCTTCTGTGTCGCCACGTCCCTGGCGGCTCATCGGCTGGCGATAGAAGGTGGTGATCCCGATCCTGATGCCGTGGGCCGGGCCGGGTTGCTGCACCCGCTTGCGCTCTGGGCCCTGGCGGTCGTAGCCCCTGATCGTCTCTCGGAGTGGATGTCCAACACGGACGAGGGTGATCGAACGCTCCTTGAGTCTCGCTGGTTCGGCCGTAACGCCGCCAGCTTTGGCTTTCATCTCGCGCGGCGTTGGGGATGTCCTCCCGAGATGAGCGACGCCATCCTGCTTGCAGGATTGCGAAGCGATGCACCCGCCTCCGCCATTCACGATCCCGTTCACCTTCGATGGGTTCGACTCGGTCGAAGCTGGGCGATGCGGACACCGTGGGCACTTCCCGGCCCCTGTTTCGAACCGGCTCCGACCGACCTTCAGCGGCGGTGGCTAGTGGCGACGGTCCAGGCAAGATGCTCAGGAGGACTCAGCCCGAACGACGACCCGATCCAATTACAAACCTCGCTCCGTGAGTCGATCGCTCAGCGAATGAGAGCCGACCATCTCGATTTAGAACTTGCCGAACTCTCGGAACGCTTTCACGCGGTTCTCGCTCAATGCGTAGCGCCCGCAACAGAGCCGCTTCCTCTGCCATCGAGGTCCACCCTCGACGCCATGGCCGAGTTTGCCGCTGGTGCCGCTCACGAGCTGAATAACCCGCTGGCCATCATTGCAGGGCGAGCTCAGTTACTCCAGGCTCGAACCGATGATCCCGAGTTTCGAAACGCCCTTCAAACGATCATTACTCAGGCGAGACGAGCGCATCAGATTCTTCGAGACCTGATCTACATCGCTCGGCCTCCGGTCCCTCGAGACGTCCCCTGTGTTCCCGATCAGGTGCTTCGAGGCGTTGTCGAGGATTTGAAGGCCGAGGCAGAGAACCGTAAGGTGCATCTCTGCTGTCGGACCCCAGATCCAGGCCCAACGGTCTCGACCGACCCCGAAGCACTCCGCCACTTGGCGGAAGCCGTGATCCGCAATGCGCTGGAAGCCACTACGGAGGGAGGACGAGTTCTTGTAGAGTCTCTCGGCGATCGGCGATCTGTTGTCTGGACGGTTCAGGATCAAGGAATTGGGCTCGATGAGGAGCGATCCACCCACTTGCTCGATCCGTTCTACTGCGGTCGGCAGGCCGGTCGAGGGCTTGGACTTGGACTTCCTCGCGTCGCTCGCTTTCTTCAATCAGTGGGAGGTTCGATTACCTGGGAAGAAACGAATCACGGTGAAACCATCACCCGAATCAAACTGCCCATTGAGCGCGAATTCCACGCAGATACGATCTCGCAACGCGATCAGAAACTCCGGGATGCGAGTTAATCGCTAAACCCTTGTCGAGATCGTTGCCTCAGGCGATGCGGGATCCCCAAACCATTTGATCGGCGATCTCGTGGCAGGCCGAGCAAAGAAACGTCACGTTCAAGGGTTCCTCATAACTCCAGTGATGGCGTTGCAACCGCTGTCGTTTTCGGCACCAGGTACAAACCTTGGGACGGGCGATCAGTCCGAGTTGCTCAGCCAATGCAGC encodes the following:
- a CDS encoding histidine kinase dimerization/phospho-acceptor domain-containing protein, which produces MPGLADSCWTKINAPGSEARDRLWCFCVATSLAAHRLAIEGGDPDPDAVGRAGLLHPLALWALAVVAPDRLSEWMSNTDEGDRTLLESRWFGRNAASFGFHLARRWGCPPEMSDAILLAGLRSDAPASAIHDPVHLRWVRLGRSWAMRTPWALPGPCFEPAPTDLQRRWLVATVQARCSGGLSPNDDPIQLQTSLRESIAQRMRADHLDLELAELSERFHAVLAQCVAPATEPLPLPSRSTLDAMAEFAAGAAHELNNPLAIIAGRAQLLQARTDDPEFRNALQTIITQARRAHQILRDLIYIARPPVPRDVPCVPDQVLRGVVEDLKAEAENRKVHLCCRTPDPGPTVSTDPEALRHLAEAVIRNALEATTEGGRVLVESLGDRRSVVWTVQDQGIGLDEERSTHLLDPFYCGRQAGRGLGLGLPRVARFLQSVGGSITWEETNHGETITRIKLPIEREFHADTISQRDQKLRDAS